Proteins found in one Rhodothermia bacterium genomic segment:
- a CDS encoding DUF488 domain-containing protein — protein sequence MESSEKNTGLIPLFTIGYGNMPFATFIEKLQQHDIHFLADVRSQPYSRYQTDFNKAQLAEHLAKHNIRYVFLGDALGGRPPDPDCYTDGKVDYEQCRQKPFYQDGIKRLETAFAKQVRLALMCGCAKPEMCHRSKLIGVSLKRIGIPMMHILGDGALLSQEAVMRLLDPTPDLFGESPVLGMSRKRYRVEEEEEPPY from the coding sequence ATGGAATCGTCTGAAAAAAATACTGGCTTAATTCCTTTATTTACCATCGGATATGGGAATATGCCTTTTGCTACATTTATTGAAAAACTCCAACAACACGACATCCACTTTCTTGCAGATGTGCGTTCACAGCCCTATTCTCGGTATCAAACGGATTTCAACAAAGCCCAATTGGCCGAACATCTGGCAAAGCACAACATCCGATATGTATTTCTGGGGGATGCACTTGGAGGCCGCCCGCCAGACCCAGATTGCTATACCGATGGTAAAGTGGATTACGAGCAGTGCAGACAAAAGCCTTTTTACCAAGATGGCATTAAGCGTTTGGAGACCGCTTTTGCAAAGCAGGTACGATTGGCATTGATGTGTGGATGTGCAAAGCCCGAAATGTGCCATCGGAGCAAGTTAATTGGTGTCTCTTTAAAGCGGATCGGAATTCCTATGATGCACATTCTGGGTGATGGTGCCCTCCTTTCGCAAGAAGCCGTGATGCGTTTATTAGACCCCACCCCCGATTTGTTCGGAGAATCGCCTGTTTTGGGCATGTCACGCAAACGCTATCGGGTTGAAGAGGAGGAGGAGCCACCATATTGA
- a CDS encoding DUF488 domain-containing protein: protein MSTQLFTIGVYGFSEQTFFEALQSHQIDTLVDVRQRRGVRGKSYAFANHKRLTKQLLQQGMAYVHLPELAPNAAMREIAHIHDKNMGTSKRARMVLPETFCMAYYTNLKETHTIEELLAKLPPRHQKLVFLCVETHPEACHRHLITDWMATEAGLPVTHILPPP, encoded by the coding sequence TTGAGCACACAACTTTTTACCATCGGGGTGTATGGCTTTAGTGAGCAGACCTTCTTTGAGGCGCTGCAAAGCCATCAGATAGACACTTTGGTGGATGTACGACAACGGCGTGGGGTTCGTGGTAAAAGTTACGCCTTTGCAAACCACAAACGCCTTACAAAACAGTTGTTGCAACAGGGAATGGCCTATGTTCATTTGCCAGAACTTGCGCCTAATGCCGCTATGCGAGAAATAGCGCATATCCACGACAAGAACATGGGAACATCCAAACGTGCTCGCATGGTATTGCCAGAGACATTTTGTATGGCGTATTACACGAATCTCAAGGAAACGCATACGATTGAGGAGCTTTTAGCAAAATTACCACCAAGACATCAAAAGCTGGTCTTTTTGTGTGTTGAAACTCATCCAGAGGCTTGTCATCGTCACTTGATAACGGACTGGATGGCGACCGAAGCCGGACTACCCGTCACCCATATTCTCCCACCACCATGA
- a CDS encoding TrkA family potassium uptake protein, which translates to MKFIIIGLGNFGSHLGMRLIEEGHEVMGLDNSSAHIEMYKDKLTHTICADSSDELVLRRIPLDESDYIIVSIGEDLGASITTVALLKKLCTTKIIARAISPIHHTILETMEVHEIIEPEAEYADEFSKKFGLKGAIKSLSLDNKFEISEIELPKKLIGKTIQNAQLRSKWGLNVITVVRKTTSKNIFGKITSSRKVLGVIQPDTLLEAGDILVLFGLYADLRTFGEEMEASV; encoded by the coding sequence CGGACTGGGCAACTTCGGCTCTCATTTAGGGATGCGCCTTATTGAAGAGGGGCACGAGGTGATGGGTTTGGACAATAGCTCTGCCCACATCGAGATGTACAAAGATAAACTGACACATACCATTTGTGCAGACAGCAGCGACGAATTGGTGCTTCGTCGGATTCCACTTGATGAGTCCGATTATATTATTGTAAGCATTGGTGAAGATTTGGGCGCTTCTATCACAACAGTGGCGCTACTCAAAAAACTTTGCACCACCAAAATTATTGCCCGTGCCATTTCTCCGATTCACCACACCATCTTAGAGACGATGGAAGTTCACGAGATTATTGAGCCTGAGGCTGAATATGCCGATGAGTTTTCTAAAAAATTCGGTCTCAAGGGGGCTATTAAGTCTTTGTCGCTTGATAATAAGTTTGAAATCTCAGAAATAGAACTCCCCAAAAAATTGATCGGTAAGACCATCCAGAACGCTCAACTACGCAGTAAATGGGGATTGAACGTTATAACCGTCGTCCGAAAAACTACGAGTAAAAATATTTTTGGTAAAATCACCAGCAGCCGTAAAGTACTGGGCGTTATACAGCCCGACACCCTTTTGGAGGCAGGTGATATTTTGGTGCTTTTCGGCTTATATGCTGATCTTCGCACTTTCGGTGAAGAGATGGAAGCCAGTGTCTAA